A stretch of Leptolyngbya subtilissima AS-A7 DNA encodes these proteins:
- the nusB gene encoding transcription antitermination factor NusB produces the protein MQARRMARELALLGLSQLSDKPGRLAPPDFEKLLLAAIQTLTAEAKDALETAADELKRGNQHLVDSGTRASDVEKGRAMVEEAIALTQTAINRLAHAVELPEFIRLSNQSEIEAFALELLTNTAKYQSQVDSVLDEAMVAWNLKRLPRIDRDILRLAVVEMNYLGTPDRVAINEAVELAKRYSDDDGYRFINGVLRRVVSRGDEGEVEVETDSPVV, from the coding sequence ATGCAAGCTCGCCGTATGGCCCGCGAGTTGGCCCTACTGGGCCTCAGCCAGCTTTCTGACAAGCCCGGCAGACTAGCGCCCCCAGACTTTGAAAAACTGCTGCTGGCGGCCATTCAAACCCTGACTGCCGAGGCCAAAGACGCCCTCGAAACCGCCGCTGATGAGCTGAAGCGGGGCAACCAGCACCTGGTCGACAGCGGCACCCGCGCTAGCGATGTGGAGAAGGGCCGGGCCATGGTTGAAGAGGCGATCGCCCTCACCCAAACCGCCATCAATCGGCTGGCCCACGCGGTAGAGCTGCCCGAGTTCATTCGCCTCAGCAACCAGTCTGAGATCGAAGCCTTTGCCCTAGAACTGCTCACTAACACCGCTAAGTACCAGAGCCAGGTCGACAGCGTTCTCGATGAAGCGATGGTAGCTTGGAACCTCAAGCGTCTGCCCCGCATCGATCGCGACATTTTGCGTCTGGCCGTAGTCGAAATGAACTACCTGGGCACCCCAGACCGAGTCGCCATCAACGAAGCGGTGGAGCTAGCCAAGCGCTACAGCGACGACGACGGCTACCGCTTTATCAATGGCGTGCTGCGCCGAGTGGTGAGCCGAGGGGATGAGGGTGAGGTGGAAGTAGAGACCGATAGTCCCGTGGTGTAG
- a CDS encoding DUF502 domain-containing protein, with protein MLQKIKQDLKNDLIAGLVVVIPLATTIWLAITISAWVVRLLTRFPKQLTPFDGLNPFLVDLINLLIGLSVPLLAILIIGLMARNIAGRWLLDVGEKVVQSIPLAGSVYKTLQQLLQTVFQDSSTRFRRAVLVEYPRRGIWAVAFVTGAMTATASATPKMLSIFVPTTPNPTSGWYAIVPESDVVNLSISIEDAFKLILSGGIVGPNLAAAVPPDRIVSIANEGQANGPIALDLGVSQLAPDLAEYPQQLSVLPVDEDC; from the coding sequence GTGCTGCAAAAGATCAAGCAAGACCTCAAGAACGATCTAATTGCCGGACTGGTGGTGGTTATTCCCCTGGCAACTACCATCTGGTTAGCGATCACCATTTCGGCCTGGGTGGTGCGGTTGCTCACCCGATTTCCCAAGCAGCTGACCCCCTTTGATGGTCTCAACCCTTTTCTGGTCGACCTGATCAACCTGCTGATTGGCCTATCGGTGCCCCTGCTGGCTATTTTGATTATTGGCCTGATGGCCCGCAACATCGCCGGTCGCTGGCTGCTAGATGTGGGCGAAAAAGTGGTGCAGTCAATTCCCCTAGCGGGGTCGGTGTACAAAACGCTGCAACAGCTGCTGCAAACTGTTTTTCAAGACTCTAGTACGCGGTTTCGGCGCGCAGTATTAGTGGAGTATCCCCGTCGGGGTATTTGGGCAGTTGCCTTTGTCACCGGAGCCATGACGGCTACAGCTTCAGCAACCCCCAAGATGCTGAGTATTTTTGTGCCCACGACCCCTAACCCGACCAGTGGCTGGTATGCGATCGTGCCCGAAAGCGACGTCGTCAACCTGTCGATATCCATTGAAGACGCTTTCAAGCTAATTCTCTCGGGTGGTATTGTCGGGCCCAACCTGGCGGCGGCGGTTCCACCCGATCGCATAGTATCTATAGCCAATGAAGGTCAAGCTAACGGCCCCATTGCTCTAGATCTAGGCGTTTCTCAACTTGCCCCCGACTTGGCCGAATATCCCCAGCAACTTTCCGTCTTGCCGGTAGACGAAGATTGCTAA
- the mgtE gene encoding magnesium transporter: MSETQNTPSTLAIDRRELQELVRSQLQVLLEQGNLPGAKALLVPVRPADIAEAIEDLPEAMQAIAFRLLGKGEAIEVYENLDTSVQQALIEDFKRQDVLDIVDKMSPDDRARLFDELPAKFVRSLLSQLSPQEREATAQLLGYEAGTAGRIMTPEYVALKEGWTVLRALDYIRSRAFVSETIYYLFVTDAARRMTGILSLRHLVTGQPEQTIGDLMTRDVISVRTDADQEDVARLVQRYDFLAVPVVDTEERLVGIITVDDLIDVIEAETTEDIYALGGVQSGGDSYFQSNLFDVARKRVVWLSVLLITNTVTTAVIRSQEDILQQVVALAAFIPLLIGSGGNVGAQSSTVVIRGLNTEEISTKQALSVIRREAIAGTVLGLMLGAVVTVWAYVLQGNLPVAVTVGISLVAISILASTAGGALPLLFDALKFDPALMSAPFITTIVDVLGVLLYLTLARHMLGLA; the protein is encoded by the coding sequence TTGAGTGAAACGCAAAACACACCAAGTACCCTCGCCATAGACCGCAGGGAGCTGCAAGAGCTGGTGCGATCGCAGCTACAAGTGCTGCTAGAGCAGGGCAATTTGCCAGGGGCCAAAGCGCTGCTGGTGCCGGTGCGACCTGCGGATATTGCCGAAGCCATTGAAGACCTACCCGAGGCCATGCAGGCGATCGCCTTTCGGCTACTGGGCAAAGGTGAGGCGATCGAGGTCTACGAAAACCTTGACACCAGTGTGCAGCAGGCACTGATCGAAGATTTCAAGCGCCAGGATGTGCTCGACATTGTCGACAAAATGTCACCCGATGACCGGGCCAGGCTCTTCGACGAGTTGCCCGCCAAGTTTGTGCGCAGTCTGCTGTCTCAGCTCAGCCCCCAGGAGCGCGAAGCCACCGCTCAGCTCTTGGGTTATGAAGCCGGTACCGCTGGGCGGATTATGACCCCAGAATACGTGGCCCTCAAGGAAGGCTGGACAGTTTTACGGGCGTTAGACTACATCCGCAGCCGCGCTTTCGTCAGCGAAACCATCTACTACCTATTCGTCACCGATGCCGCCCGCCGCATGACCGGCATTCTCTCGCTGCGGCACCTGGTCACCGGCCAGCCTGAGCAAACCATCGGCGACCTGATGACCCGCGATGTGATCTCGGTACGCACCGACGCCGACCAAGAAGACGTTGCCCGCCTGGTGCAGCGCTACGACTTTTTGGCGGTGCCCGTGGTCGATACCGAAGAGCGTCTGGTGGGCATCATCACCGTCGATGACCTAATCGACGTAATTGAGGCCGAAACTACCGAAGACATCTACGCTCTAGGCGGCGTCCAAAGCGGCGGTGACAGCTATTTTCAGTCAAACCTGTTTGATGTGGCCCGCAAGCGGGTGGTGTGGCTTTCGGTGCTGCTGATTACCAATACCGTTACCACCGCCGTCATTCGCAGCCAGGAAGATATTTTGCAGCAGGTAGTGGCCCTAGCGGCCTTTATTCCCCTACTGATTGGCAGCGGCGGCAACGTGGGAGCACAGTCGTCTACGGTGGTGATTCGCGGCCTCAACACCGAAGAAATTAGCACTAAGCAGGCCCTCTCAGTGATTCGGCGAGAAGCGATCGCCGGTACCGTGCTAGGCCTAATGCTAGGGGCGGTAGTTACCGTCTGGGCCTACGTGCTCCAGGGCAACCTGCCCGTGGCTGTAACTGTAGGCATCAGCTTGGTAGCCATTTCTATTTTGGCCTCTACGGCTGGAGGTGCGTTGCCTTTGCTGTTTGATGCCCTGAAATTTGACCCAGCCCTGATGTCGGCTCCGTTTATTACCACCATTGTCGATGTGCTGGGGGTGCTGCTCTACCTCACCCTGGCCCGCCACATGCTGGGGTTGGCCTAG